The following proteins are encoded in a genomic region of Ctenopharyngodon idella isolate HZGC_01 chromosome 12, HZGC01, whole genome shotgun sequence:
- the nrap gene encoding LOW QUALITY PROTEIN: nebulin-related-anchoring protein (The sequence of the model RefSeq protein was modified relative to this genomic sequence to represent the inferred CDS: deleted 1 base in 1 codon), with protein sequence MNVQKCARCGVVVYPAEKINLIGQNWHKSCFHCEVCKMVLTANNFVSHQKRPYCQVHNPKNNTFTSVYETPVNINAKKQSAAVSENKYREEGERFMSTFHYDMRSKEIEQARKASQLASQQQGYQTEFVGQQSFYSGSVTSQEIVRVTQAQKTISDVEYKRGHEERVTQFTSVADTPEMLHAKTGVSLASDVKYTEEYEQSKGKGSFPAMITPGYEMAKKANTLASNLEYKKGHEERVSKYTTVTDTPDVLLAKNQGKIVSDYVYTEGYEQQRGKGSFPAHFTPGYQVAKKAGEMASKVKYQQKYEQEIKGKASTDAGAAEFALAKENAEHFSQHAYTEEYEQQKGKGSFPAMITPGYQMAKRAHDIASDLKYKKDLNKMKGSSAYHTLNTEDNLTLKSQRKINKLMSEVEYRKDLENTKGHSINYCETPQFKNVSKIAKYTSDNKYKENYTNHMKGHYEGGGIDKKTMHAMNVRKLASDISYKSEYEQEKNVQGEYNYPATITPSYQSQKKLEPLKDKNYRQHIDKLKFSQVTDTPEIVQARINAHQLSDLNYKANYEKTKTQYTLSQDTPELKKARVNAELVSDIKYKENWEKNKSKACDIGLDTLTLKAAKASRDLASDIKYKEAYTKNKDKAIGMDVSDSKTLHSLQVAKLSSEVAYKKGSKETQSNFHLPLDMVNLSHAKKAQALASDLDYRKKLHDYTVLPDDMKVQQAKKAYQLQSDNQYRSDLTWMKGVGWEADGCLDVEQAKKAGELLSEKKYRQKVDLVKFTQVADTPSIIHAKKSQELQSGLAYKAGTEQTMHQYTMSKDEPLFKQAKANAELLSGVKYKQEYEMTKGKMIGVKTVSGDSQMAHSAQATKLQSDLNYKKEYEDNKTKYSSSLDMMTLTHAKKAQELATEQNYKTFLHKYTILPSDMKLEWAKKAYGLQSDKKYRSDLNWMKGVGWETTGSLDIQQARKATDLASEKKYRQNVSALKFTSVEDTPEMVQAKISTKLVLDRLYREKGENEMHKYTLIGDIPEHVQAKINAMNISDSRYKESWTKIKDGGYKLRLDAIPFQAAKSSTEILSDQKYKAQFEKTKGKMIGLKGLQDDINMAHSVHATNIQSDLKYKKDSSKVHSQFHLPMDMLDVLHAKKAQSLISDQDYRLTLHKYTTLPDDLKVQAAKRAYELQSEKIYRSDLNYLRGAAWIATGALQIEGSKRATDLISEKKYRQQPYSFKHTSVTDSPDIVHAKASSKITNERLYKEKGENLRHNYTITAERPEITQAKINAANFSDVKYKESWHVLRAQGYKLTMKDIPFQAAKASTSIASDVQYKHNHVLEKGKHIGARSVLEDSHLMHCMEMGRLHSDQHYRKDALSTSGQYQLPLDMVNLVQAKKAQALASDQDYKTHFHSYTVLPDDIKVQWAKKAYDLQSQNVYKSDLNFMKGVAWDSVGAPQMESAKKAGELISDKKYRQHPDSLKFTQIADSPDIIHAKNSYMQCSERMYKSGDSDSMHKYTLPPDHPDFIRAKINAQQISDKVYKTSGEKVKSAGYDLRLDAIPFQTAKASREIASDFRYKEAFVKEKGHQVGLLSVEDDPKMKHSLAVGKLQSNNVYKKQSQETRSQFKIHADQPDFQHAKKSQAQLSNVNYRQHLHDYTCDPNQLNVKHAKKAYQLQSDVNYKSDLNWIKGVGWTPPGSLKVEMARRAAELGLAEGVTTDEAIAQYQHLMMLQRQQEFQEQQQSTAEQTETTKELQQPGVNPDAMEILHVKRKKTIHTTFKQAKTTKSITSQSVTSHSTTNQSITNQSTKKQSIMSQSHADESTARQMSENRAITDQAAAKSGTM encoded by the exons atgaatgttcAGAAGTGTGCCAGGTGCGGGGTTGTGGTGTACCCAGCGGAGAAGATCAATCTTATTGGTCAG AATTGgcacaaatcatgttttcactgtGAGGTCTGTAAGATGGTTCTGACTGCCAATAATTTTGTCAGCCATCAGAAAAGGCCATACTGCCAAGT GCATAATCCAAAGAACAACACTTTTACAAGTGTTTATGAGACACCAGTCAACATCAATGCCAAGAAGCAATCTGCGGCAGTCAGTGAG AATAAATATAGAGAAGAAGGGGAGCGTTTTATGTCCACTTTCCACTATGACATGAGATCGAAAGAAATCGAGCAAGCTCGTAAGGCCAGCCAGCTTGCCAGTCAG CAGCAAGGTTACCAAACTGAATTTGTGGGCCAACAGTCATTTTACTCGGGCAGCGTTACCAGCCAGGAAATCGTACGTGTGACCCAGGCACAGAAGACCATTAGTGAT GTGGAATACAAACGAGGCCATGAAGAGCGTGTGACGCAGTTTACCTCTGTAGCAGACACACCTGAGATGTTACATGCCAAGACTGGAGTCTCATTGGCCAGTGAT GTGAAATACACAGAAGAATATGAGCAATCTAAAGGAAAGGGCAGTTTTCCAGCCATGATCACTCCAGGATATGAAATGGCAAAGAAAGCTAATACACTGGCTAGCAAT ttggAGTATAAGAAAGGCCATGAAGAACGAGTGTCAAAGTACACCACTGTGACGGATACTCCTGACGTACTTCTAGCTAAAAATCAAGGGAAGATCGTCAGTGAC TATGTCTACACTGAGGGCTATGAACAGCAGAGAGGCAAAGGCAGTTTTCCTGCCCACTTCACTCCTGGATACCAGGTGGCCAAAAAAGCAGGCGAGATGGCCAGCAAA gTGAAATATCAACAGAAATATGAGCAGGAGATTAAGGGCAAGGCCAGCACTGATGCCGGGGCTGCGGAGTTTGCTCTGGCCAAAGAGAATGCAGAACACTTCAGTCAG CATGCCTATACTGAGGAATATGAACAGCAAAAGGGCAAGGGCAGCTTCCCTGCTATGATTACCCCTGGATATCAGATGGCCAAGAGAGCCCATGACATAGCCAGTGAT CTGAAATACAAGAAGGATTTGAACAAGATGAAGGGATCTTCTGCATACCACACTTTAAACACTGAGGACAACCTGACTCTAAAGAGTCAGCGCAAGATCAACAAGCTTATGAGCGAG GTTGAATACAGAAAGGACCTTGAGAACACAAAAGGCCACAGCATCAACTACTGTGAGACGCCACAGTTCAAGAATGTGTCAAAGATCGCCAAGTATACCAGTGAT AATAAATACAAAGAGAATTACACCAATCACATGAAGGGGCACTATGAAGGGGGTGGCATCGACAAGAAGACCATGCATGCCATGAACGTCAGAAAGCTTGCCAGtgat ATTTCCTACAAATCAGAATATGAGCAGGAGAAGAATGTGCAGGGTGAGTACAACTATCCAGCCACCATCACCCCGTCCTATCAGTCACAGAAAAAACTGGAGCCGCTCAAAGAT AAAAACTACAGACAACATATCGACAAGCTGAAATTCAGCCAGGTTACGGACACTCCTGAAATTGTGCAAGCCAGAATCAATGCTCATCAGCTTAGTGAT CTGAACTACAAAGCCAACTATGAGAAGACAAAGACACAGTATACATTATCTCAAGATACACCAGAACTTAAGAAGGCCAGAGTCAATGCAGAACTCGTCAGTGAT ATCAAATACAAAGAAAACTGGGAGAAGAACAAATCTAAAGCATGTGATATCGGCCTGGATACACTGACACTCAAAGCTGCCAAAGCCTCTCGAGACCTGGCTAGTGAT ATCAAGTATAAGGAGGCATATACAAAGAACAAGGACAAAGCCATTGGAATGGATGTGAGTGACTCTAAAACACTGCACTCCCTTCAGGTGGCCAAGCTTAGCAGTGAG GTCGCTTATAAAAAGGGTTCTAAGGAGACTCAATCCAATTTCCACCTTCCTCTGGACATGGTGAATCTGAGTCATGCTAAAAAGGCTCAGGCCCTGGCAAGTGATTTGGACTACAGGAAGAAGTTACACGATTATACCGTACTGCCTGATGACATGAAAGTGCAGCAAGCTAAGAAAGCTTACCAACTGCAGAGTGAT AACCAGTACCGATCAGACCTGACCTGGATGAAAGGAGTCGGATGGGAGGCTGATGGCTGCCTGGATGTAGAACAAGCCAAGAAGGCAGGAGAACTACTCAGTGAG AAAAAGTATCGCCAGAAGGTGGACCTG GTGAAATTCACACAAGTGGCAGACACTCCTTCCATCATACATGCCAAGAAGAGCCAGGAACTACAGAGTGGC CTGGCGTACAAGGCAGGCACTGAGCAGACAATGCACCAGTACACTATGAGTAAAGATGAGCCTCTCTTCAAGCAAGCCAAAGCTAATGCAGAGCTTCTCAGTGGG GTGAAGTACAAGCAAGAATATGAGATGACAAAAGGGAAGATGATTGGTGTGAAGACTGTGTCAGGTGATTCTCAGATGGCCCATTCGGCCCAGGCCACCAAACTCCAGAGTGACCTCAACTACAAGAAAGAGTATGAAGACAACAAGACCAAATACAGTTCCTCACTCGATATGATGACCCTCACCCATGCCAAGAAAGCCCAGGAACTGGCCACTGAACAAAACTACAAAACCTTCCTACACAAATACACCATCCTGCCCAGTGATATGAAACTGGAATGGGCCAAGAAAGCCTACGGCCTACAGAGTGAT AAAAAGTATCGCTCTGACCTGAACTGGATGAAAGGGGTGGGATGGGAGACCACTGGATCACTTGATATACAACAGGCCAGAAAAGCTACAGATTTAGCCAGCGAG AAAAAGTACAGACAGAATGTGAGTGCTCTGAAGTTCACCAGCGTGGAGGACACCCCAGAGATGGTCCAGGCCAAAATCAGCACCAAACTGGTTCTTGAT AGATTGTACAGAGAGAAAGGAGAGAACGAAATGCACAAGTACACACTGATTGGAGATATTCCAGAGCATGTGCAGGCCAAGATCAATGCCATGAACATCAGTGAT TCACGTTACAAAGAGTCCTGGACAAAGATCAAAGATGGTGGCTACAAGTTGCGCTTGGATGCTATTCCATTCCAAGCAGCCAAATCATCTACAGAGATCCTCAGTGAT CAAAAGTACAAGGCGCAGTTTGAGAAGACAAAAGGGAAGATGATTGGGCTAAAGGGACTACAGGATGACATAAACATGGCTCACTCTGTGCATGCCACAAATATACAAAGCGAT cTCAAATACAAAAAGGACTCTTCTAAGGTGCATTCTCAGTTCCATCTACCAATGGATATGTTGGACGTGCTCCATGCTAAGAAGGCTCAGTCTCTGATCAGTGATCAGGACTACAGACTTACATTACACAAGTACACAACACTGCCCGATGACCTCAAAGTTCAGGCTGCCAAGAGAGCATACGAACTGCAGAGTGAG AAAATCTACCGCTCTGATCTGAACTACCTTCGTGGTGCGGCCTGGATTGCCACCGGTGCCTTACAGATTGAGGGATCCAAACGGGCCACAGATCTAATCAGTGAG AAAAAGTATCGCCAGCAACCCTACTCTTTCAAACACACATCTGTCACGGATTCTCCGGATATTGTGCATGCTAAGGCCAGTAGTAAGATCACTAATGAG CGCTTGTACAAAGAAAAGGGAGAGAACCTCAGGCACAACTACACCATTACTGCTGAGAGACCTGAAATCACCCAGGCCAAGATTAACGCTGCTAACTTCAGTGAT GTTAAGTACAAGGAGTCATGGCATGTGCTAAGAGCTCAGGGTTATAAACTCACCATGAAGGATATCCCCTTCCAGGCTGCAAAAGCCTCCACCAGCATTGCTAGTGAT GTTCAGTATAAGCACAACCATGTATTGGAGAAAGGCAAGCACATTGGAGCTCGTAGCGTTCTGGAGGACTCGCACCTAATGCACTGCATGGAGATGGGTCGTCTGCACAGTGACCAGCATTATCGCAAAGACGCTCTGTCCACCAGCGGCCAGTATCAGCTGCCTCTAGATATGGTGAACTTGGTTCAAGCCAAGAAAGCCCAGGCCTTAGCCAGCGACCAGGATTATAAGACTCATTTCCACTCTTACACAGTCCTACCTGATGATATAAAGGTGCAGTGGGCCAAAAAGGCATATGACCTGCAGAGCCAG AATGTATACAAATCAGATCTGAACTTCATGAAGGGAGTGGCCTGGGATTCAGTAGGTGCACCCCAGATGGAGTCTGCAAAGAAAGCTGGAGAGCTCATTAGTGAT AAGAAGTACCGTCAACATCCTGACAGTCTGAAGTTCACTCAAATTGCTGATTCACCAGATATCATCCATGCAAAGAACAGCTACATGCAGTGTAGTGAG AGGATGTACAAGTCTGGAGACTCTGACTCTATGCACAAATACACATTACCCCCTGATCATCCTGACTTCATCCGAGCAAAGATCAATGCTCAGCAAATTAGTGAT AAAGTGTATAAAACATCAGGTGAGAAGGTGAAGTCTGCAGGTTACGACCTCAGGTTAGACGCCATTCCCTTCCAGACAGCCAAGGCCTCTAGAGAAATTGCGAGTGAT TTCCGCTATAAGGAGGCATTTGTCAAAGAGAAGGGCCATCAGGTGGGCCTCCTCAGCGTTGAGGATGACCCCAAGATGAAACACTCATTGGCTGTAGGGAAGCTCCAGAGCAACAACGTGTACAAGAAGCAGTCCCAGGAGACACGCTCTCAGTTTAAGATCCATGCCGACCAGCCTGATTTCCAGCATGCTAAGAAGAGCCAGGCTCAGCTCAGCAACGTCAACTATCGCCAGCATCTCCATGACTACACCTGTGATCCTAACCAGCTCAATGTCAAACACGCTAAAAAAGCCTACCAGCTGCAGAGCGAT GTCAACTACAAATCAGATCTGAACTGGATTAAAGGTGTGGGCTGGACCCCACCAGGCTCTCTTAAGGTAGAAATGGCCCGCCGTGCAGCAGAACTAGGCCTTGCTGAAGGAGTAACCACTGATGAGGCTATCGCCCAGTATCAGCACCTAATG
- the casp7 gene encoding caspase-7 isoform X1, with protein MNKTEADATEIMDKEPPAAESMVLEEDQEHYGEGDVTDAKPDRKGRFILFGSKKKDGKLQEKEQSSESHYRIVSPTFQYKMSHQHVGKCIIINNKNFDEKTGMNVRNGTDKDAGELFKCFKSLGFDVSIYNDQTCKNMERLLKKVSEEDHSDSSCFACILLSHGEEGMIYGTDGAIPIKSMTSLFKGDMCKSLVGKPKLFFIQACRGSEFDDGIQTDSGPPSDTIETDANPRHKIPVEADFLFAYSTVPGYYSWRNPGRGSWFVQALCNVLSEFGKQLEIMQILTRVNYKVATSFESWSEDPRFSEKKQIPCVVSMLTKELYFN; from the exons ATGAACAAAACAGAGGCTGATGCAACAGAAAT AATGGATAAAGAACCCCCTGCTGCTGAGAGTATGGTGCTGGAGGAGGACCAAGAGCACTATGGAGAAGGAGACGTGACAGATGCAAAACCTGATCGCAAAGGGAGATTTATCCTCTTTGGCAG TAAGAAGAAGGATGGGAAGTTGCAGGAAAAAGAGCAATCTTCTGAAAGCCATTACAGGATTGTTTCACCAACATTCCAGTATAAGATGAGCCACCAGCACGTTGGCAAGTgcatcatcatcaacaacaaGAACTTTGATGAAAAGACAG GGATGAATGTACGCAATGGCACAGATAAGGATGCTGGAGAGCTGTTCAAGTGTTTTAAAAGCTTGGGCTTTGACGTTTCCATCTACAATGACCAGACCTGTAAGAATATGGAGCGGCTACTTAAAAAAG TCTCAGAAGAGGACCACAGCGACAGCTCATGCTTCGCCTGCATCTTGCTGAGCCACGGTGAGGAGGGCATGATTTACGGCACTGACGGAGCCATACCCATCAAGAGCATGACCTCGCTCTTTAAAGGAGACATGTGCAAGAGCCTTGTGGGCAAGCCGAAGCTCTTTTTCATCCAG GCTTGTCGGGGTTCAGAGTTTGATGATGGCATACAGACTGACTCAGGACCGCCCAGTGATACGATAGAGACAGATGCCAATCCAAGACACAAGATTCCGGTAGAGGCAGACTTCCTGTTCGCATATTCAACTGTGCCAG GTTACTACTCCTGGAGGAATCCGGGCCGAGGGTCCTGGTTTGTCCAGGCCCTCTGTAACGTTCTTAGTGAGTTTGGCAAGCAACTTGAGATCATGCAGATCCTCACACGGGTCAACTATAAGGTGGCCACCAGCTTCGAGTCCTGGTCAGAGGACCCTCGTTTTAGCGAGAAGAAACAGATACCTTGTGTGGTGTCCATGTTGACTAAAGAACTCTACTTCAACTGA
- the casp7 gene encoding caspase-7 isoform X2 produces MDKEPPAAESMVLEEDQEHYGEGDVTDAKPDRKGRFILFGSKKKDGKLQEKEQSSESHYRIVSPTFQYKMSHQHVGKCIIINNKNFDEKTGMNVRNGTDKDAGELFKCFKSLGFDVSIYNDQTCKNMERLLKKVSEEDHSDSSCFACILLSHGEEGMIYGTDGAIPIKSMTSLFKGDMCKSLVGKPKLFFIQACRGSEFDDGIQTDSGPPSDTIETDANPRHKIPVEADFLFAYSTVPGYYSWRNPGRGSWFVQALCNVLSEFGKQLEIMQILTRVNYKVATSFESWSEDPRFSEKKQIPCVVSMLTKELYFN; encoded by the exons ATGGATAAAGAACCCCCTGCTGCTGAGAGTATGGTGCTGGAGGAGGACCAAGAGCACTATGGAGAAGGAGACGTGACAGATGCAAAACCTGATCGCAAAGGGAGATTTATCCTCTTTGGCAG TAAGAAGAAGGATGGGAAGTTGCAGGAAAAAGAGCAATCTTCTGAAAGCCATTACAGGATTGTTTCACCAACATTCCAGTATAAGATGAGCCACCAGCACGTTGGCAAGTgcatcatcatcaacaacaaGAACTTTGATGAAAAGACAG GGATGAATGTACGCAATGGCACAGATAAGGATGCTGGAGAGCTGTTCAAGTGTTTTAAAAGCTTGGGCTTTGACGTTTCCATCTACAATGACCAGACCTGTAAGAATATGGAGCGGCTACTTAAAAAAG TCTCAGAAGAGGACCACAGCGACAGCTCATGCTTCGCCTGCATCTTGCTGAGCCACGGTGAGGAGGGCATGATTTACGGCACTGACGGAGCCATACCCATCAAGAGCATGACCTCGCTCTTTAAAGGAGACATGTGCAAGAGCCTTGTGGGCAAGCCGAAGCTCTTTTTCATCCAG GCTTGTCGGGGTTCAGAGTTTGATGATGGCATACAGACTGACTCAGGACCGCCCAGTGATACGATAGAGACAGATGCCAATCCAAGACACAAGATTCCGGTAGAGGCAGACTTCCTGTTCGCATATTCAACTGTGCCAG GTTACTACTCCTGGAGGAATCCGGGCCGAGGGTCCTGGTTTGTCCAGGCCCTCTGTAACGTTCTTAGTGAGTTTGGCAAGCAACTTGAGATCATGCAGATCCTCACACGGGTCAACTATAAGGTGGCCACCAGCTTCGAGTCCTGGTCAGAGGACCCTCGTTTTAGCGAGAAGAAACAGATACCTTGTGTGGTGTCCATGTTGACTAAAGAACTCTACTTCAACTGA
- the si:ch211-28p3.4 gene encoding probable E3 ubiquitin-protein ligase TRIML1 isoform X1, whose product MMKAQTQDTPIKHQEHLKRQRDILAFRMKKLSSKQSDFNRKTATLKEKIKKKYDDMKRVLDEDFRITLSQLDLETEAMERTVEDSIEKCYRLTQEIDQQLAELSAQMEKDQQGQEKTSEMEERIIETLKKTDPELIQMDEFKNEQLLCLTINLLLFIRSQVPVTKKLFQSYAQEVVLDPDSAHPKLVVSPKGDSVTYTDTWQEVSENPSRFDTTLNVISRKGFTDVRNYWEVQVSGKTYWELGLTYPKIPRKGREEDCWLGRGPTSWCVEYFNGVYTAWHNGVPHELTHVSGRTFQRIGIFSSSEGGLICFLGVDTMTPLYSFCAGTFTNLLYQAVCPGHENQGTNRNPLLICDASKSAPTL is encoded by the exons ATGATGAAGGCACAAACCCAG GACACCCCAATAAAACATCAGGAGCACTTGAAGAGACAAAGAGACATTCTGGCTTTCCGAATGAAGAAGCTGTCATCAAAACAATCTGACTTTAAT AGAAAGACAGCAACTCTAAAAGAGAAGattaagaaaaaatatgatGACATGAAGAGGGTTTTGGATGAGGATTTTAGAATTACACTAAGCCAGCTGGATCTTGAGACAGAGGCCATGGAGAGAACTGTTGAGGACAGCATTGAGAAGTGCTACCGCCTCACGCAGGAAATCGATCAGCAGCTCGCTGAACTATCGGCACAGATGGAGAAAGATCAACAGGGTCAAGAGAAG ACGTCAGAGATGGAAGAAAG GATAATAGAGACTCTGAAGAAGACTGACCCAGAGTTAATACAGATGGATGAATTTAAGAATGAACAACTGCTCTGCTTAACCATCAACCTGCTACTGTTCATACGCTCTCAGGTTCCTGTAACCAAGAAACTCTTCCAAAGCT ATGCCCAAGAAGTTGTTTTGGATCCTGACTCTGCTCACCCAAAACTTGTTGTTTCCCCTAAGGGCGACTCAGTCACTTACACTGATACCTGGCAGGAAGTTTCTGAAAACCCCTCTCGATTTGACACCACCCTGAATGTAATTAGCCGAAAGGGCTTCACAGATGTTCGAAACTACTGGGAAGTGCAGGTTTCTGGGAAGACATACTGGGAACTAGGCCTCACATACCCTAAAATCCCCAGGAAGGGCCGAGAGGAGGACTGCTGGTTGGGACGGGGTCCAACGTCCTGGTGTGTTGAGTATTTCAATGGCGTCTACACAGCCTGGCACAATGGCGTTCCCCATGAGCTCACCCATGTAAGTGGGAGAACCTTCCAGCGCATTGGCATCTTCTCCAGCTCAGAGGGAGGTTTGATTTGTTTCTTGGGGGTCGACACCATGACGCCCTTGTACAGTTTTTGTGCAGGAACCTTCACAAACTTGCTCTACCAGGCTGTCTGTCCTGGCCATGAAAACCAAGGGACGAACAGGAACCCACTACTGATTTGCGATGCCTCAAAATCCGCCCCCACCTTGTGA
- the si:ch211-28p3.4 gene encoding uncharacterized protein si:ch211-28p3.4 isoform X2, whose product MMKAQTQDTPIKHQEHLKRQRDILAFRMKKLSSKQSDFNRKTATLKEKIKKKYDDMKRVLDEDFRITLSQLDLETEAMERTVEDSIEKCYRLTQEIDQQLAELSAQMEKDQQGQEKTSEMEERIIETLKKTDPELIQMDEFKNEQLLCLTINLLLFIRSQVPVTKKLFQSWRLSHLH is encoded by the exons ATGATGAAGGCACAAACCCAG GACACCCCAATAAAACATCAGGAGCACTTGAAGAGACAAAGAGACATTCTGGCTTTCCGAATGAAGAAGCTGTCATCAAAACAATCTGACTTTAAT AGAAAGACAGCAACTCTAAAAGAGAAGattaagaaaaaatatgatGACATGAAGAGGGTTTTGGATGAGGATTTTAGAATTACACTAAGCCAGCTGGATCTTGAGACAGAGGCCATGGAGAGAACTGTTGAGGACAGCATTGAGAAGTGCTACCGCCTCACGCAGGAAATCGATCAGCAGCTCGCTGAACTATCGGCACAGATGGAGAAAGATCAACAGGGTCAAGAGAAG ACGTCAGAGATGGAAGAAAG GATAATAGAGACTCTGAAGAAGACTGACCCAGAGTTAATACAGATGGATGAATTTAAGAATGAACAACTGCTCTGCTTAACCATCAACCTGCTACTGTTCATACGCTCTCAGGTTCCTGTAACCAAGAAACTCTTCCAAAGCT GGCGACTCAGTCACTTACACTGA